Proteins encoded together in one Anaerococcus murdochii window:
- a CDS encoding ISL3 family transposase, with amino-acid sequence MSNNYFITNLLNIKDKNLNFSNGIYHKVIKGVTYTVLTAKLEYSEQVCPNCGSNHNLIKYGFKSSIVRCSRAGEHPVLIDLKKQKMYCKDCNKYFLLESKIVDKHCNIYNQVKKHIFTDLTKKISIKDIARDNNISTTSVARFLVRFDNYFNADFRTLPKHLCFDEFKSTKDAKGAMSFIYCDADNNKIVDIVENRQLPFLKRYFSSFPKYVRNQVEIICIDTYSPYISLIKELFVNAKIIIERFHIVGLFSRSFNQIRVDTMKTFSTYSSDYKKLKKYWKLFLKPYRLLSSTVLSKKIHFPGRYISQLDVVNESISIDKVLEDSYTCYLIIRQDIENRDFESFKKHLIYFRDRVGFRMQVSIDTCLEYIDYLKNSFNFEYSNGAVEGINNYIKVLKRVAFGYRNFANFRTRILISRNLFAS; translated from the coding sequence ATGTCTAACAATTATTTTATTACAAATTTACTGAATATCAAAGATAAGAACCTTAATTTTTCTAATGGAATATATCACAAAGTTATTAAAGGTGTAACATATACAGTTTTAACAGCTAAATTAGAATATTCTGAACAAGTTTGTCCTAATTGTGGCTCTAACCATAATCTAATTAAGTATGGATTTAAATCATCTATTGTAAGGTGCTCTAGGGCAGGTGAACATCCTGTTTTAATTGATTTGAAGAAGCAGAAGATGTACTGCAAGGATTGCAATAAGTATTTTTTACTTGAGTCTAAGATAGTTGATAAACATTGTAATATTTATAATCAAGTAAAAAAACACATATTTACTGATTTAACTAAGAAGATTTCAATTAAAGATATTGCCAGAGATAACAACATTTCCACTACTAGTGTTGCTAGATTTTTAGTTAGATTTGATAATTATTTTAATGCAGATTTTAGAACACTTCCTAAACATCTATGTTTTGATGAGTTTAAATCAACCAAAGATGCTAAAGGTGCTATGAGTTTTATTTATTGTGATGCTGATAATAATAAGATAGTTGATATTGTTGAGAATAGACAACTGCCTTTTCTAAAAAGATATTTTTCTTCTTTTCCTAAATATGTTAGAAATCAAGTTGAGATTATTTGTATTGATACGTATAGTCCCTATATTTCTTTAATTAAGGAGTTATTTGTAAATGCTAAGATTATTATTGAAAGATTCCATATTGTTGGTCTTTTTTCTAGATCTTTTAATCAGATTAGAGTTGATACTATGAAGACTTTTTCTACTTATTCTTCAGATTACAAGAAGCTTAAGAAATATTGGAAGCTATTTCTAAAACCTTATAGGTTGCTTAGTTCGACAGTCCTTTCTAAGAAAATACATTTCCCTGGTAGGTATATTTCTCAGTTAGATGTTGTTAATGAAAGTATTTCAATTGATAAAGTTTTAGAAGACTCTTATACCTGCTATCTGATTATTAGGCAAGATATTGAAAATCGAGATTTTGAGTCTTTTAAAAAGCATTTGATTTATTTTAGGGATAGGGTTGGTTTTAGGATGCAGGTATCGATTGATACTTGCCTTGAATATATTGATTATCTTAAGAATTCATTTAATTTTGAGTACTCTAATGGTGCTGTTGAGGGTATAAACAATTATATTAAGGTTTTAAAGAGAGTGGCGTTTGGTTACAGGAATTTTGCGAATTTTAGAACTAGAATACTTATTTCAAGGAATTTATTTGCTAGTTAA
- a CDS encoding sigma-70 family RNA polymerase sigma factor, with product MININNAVRIMDDYMPLIYATIRRFNKFDRMEAIDEAKMVLMEAILDYDESKGSFGNYLKNMLNYYFWDKSKKPFPISLDIESGNGASLKDDLVCDDDIEDDFFTKEKYKDLYAKIKRLDDKDILIIKLKYWENLSDKKIGEIMNLSAKTIRNRHSLALKDLKEMMEVE from the coding sequence ATGATTAATATAAATAATGCTGTTAGGATAATGGATGATTATATGCCACTGATTTATGCTACTATTAGAAGATTTAATAAATTTGATAGGATGGAGGCGATTGATGAGGCAAAGATGGTCTTGATGGAGGCCATCCTCGATTATGATGAGAGTAAGGGGTCTTTTGGAAATTACCTAAAGAACATGCTTAATTACTATTTTTGGGATAAGTCAAAAAAGCCCTTTCCAATTTCCCTTGATATAGAAAGCGGCAATGGGGCAAGTCTTAAAGACGACCTTGTGTGCGATGATGATATTGAGGATGATTTTTTTACAAAGGAAAAATATAAGGATCTTTACGCAAAGATAAAACGCCTTGATGATAAAGATATTTTGATAATAAAGCTAAAATACTGGGAAAATCTGTCGGATAAAAAAATAGGAGAAATAATGAATCTCTCCGCCAAGACAATTAGAAATAGGCATTCTCTGGCCCTAAAAGACCTTAAGGAGATGATGGAAGTGGAGTAG
- a CDS encoding Ig-like domain-containing protein, giving the protein MDDKLLMKEIIEQRKLKGSIRKPKYATRKLSIGLVSCMLGFSLIVSPVDTWAEEADFPASSEELADANTEEESIFSEEQKQKLLDAKFTEEEIKELEIKAKDQKAQEGILFDLDEFIDQEIADKEKQGEESSDDADQGLEFSDEETPEPVGEPNQGGKGVDALSSATYYNKPNWENKIKDKSRWKVEDSQTLVRVTTSDPIQMNDIDYDGMFIDANGRYVIRLVYKEKTQAASAVWHKALINFGDLEKFVDFDLSHVVGRDGTTQYKLENVNGIVGRSFDLPSAVGGRANQRKNLPINLVLKEGIDLKSLGNENFIIQMRLTTDDYSKVYAYAPGESSMDYSTYTKTTGVSLNDKVNSLFLKGGLQSDSNNATNQEFFMSEFIANPENYSDASNLGIIRTQYMGQTNTIVRNTVGGEPIAFTQVFDANLVNYLKPDSEGNVGYVNVMTVDRKLSSYTKNVGIPKDKINYSSDGKLAYIVVSTSDFSKGDVKVVQVPKHDQHTMLSGFYITAIDYVVDKGKFEDTFSSDKVRKLNYSTMSGWTNPNNKGWTVFEKKYANDYVVPEGESYLIDTTSKPAADQIMIHIGGDQAISRKQQGYYNGFVTGKDAVDSITKFAEGVYKFTLREGATIKAGQSLKIYMPYDSTFTGPVNFLETHNGSKLNKGAATLTLQNDRNINMHLYTDLPRGASFKLKYTLKGETEQKELVFTTPKVGTFWQYKDNDKVLTGVPNTSILSTAGNFWINTKKLEPGKDIIVEAYDNNGNKIDSKTSWFKYVNIDKIENTNKIAWTDHSDKSAILSINKSLYTPYQLIFTNDYAEGTDDFYKDPRVLPADNAKFNTDTTELVGYTKYDGGKVRTLFEREKLYAKVEADENEYDKDGKLVGEDKRKDITIPKGHIFDPHFAGDNKTYKAYEYRINLAKMLAYHSEDKTTEHKLELKKDMKFVSSASDGSSLPSYLLETRVRARVLFDTTDGAWADGTKKAVKIAPDNVKFYGQDGYVANGFEGANVEANTGDKFPEAPKLEGKNFLGWVTEKGKTTLGNNAVVTADEFNKLPKEQIFTNETPITKHLVVYAVYSNEVTVTFDANQGTFTDGKDTTNVKVEGGNATKPADPTRDGYTFKGWADTKDATKPNVTEFTNITSQKTYYAVWEQTDKTPLKLNDPVKTVVKDTKNLTSDEKDDVADAVIKANPTLTKADITVAGDGTVTVKKDGKTGTLAPEKTVEQKQVQNNFNPPKEPVLVENTSALTPEEKQAVKDAVKKANPDRNLTDNDITVENNGTVKINQDGKVGTIPADKTVKAKDSVLKLTDPEITEVKDPNNLTGEEKDAVKKAVIAKNSGLTVNDITVDSKGNVSVKTSDGKTGEIPAAKTVKEKDLSKLNKPAITPVADDKDLIENEKQAVRDAIKAANKDYDLQDNEITVDDNGKATVTRGDSTKVFEPVETVKKDAKLLDVKAPKKTEVANINDLTEPEQEAVEQAIIDANPDLKLTKEEVVINDDGSAVITRGDKKYALAQKDNVVEKLKYPEITEVVNPAALTDNEKVDVENAVRKANPNLPEGTKIEVAANGEVTVTYPTTDGRPAATIPAKNTVVKNNTKDKTAPAAPGVGANNDGTVTITPPKDVDVKSMDITYTPEGSDKPVTVTATKDDYGNWSLPDRSDLKIDPASGVVTIPADKVKDNTEVSAKAKDEAGNVSTAGTATTPSEKPAITDGKAENDPTKTTTTVSGKTKPNTEVVITDKDGKEIGKATSDANGDFTAEVPKQDKGAKVTLTPKDGTPSEVTVADKSTTPEDKPAITDGKAENDPTKTTTTVSGKTKPNTEVVITDKDGKEIGKATSDANGDFTAEVPKQDKGAKVTLTPKDGTPSEVTVADKSTTPEDKPAITDGKAENDPTKTTTTVSGKTKPNTEVVITDKDGKEIGKATSDANGDFTAEVPKQDKGAKVTLTPKDGTPSEVTVADKSTTPEEKPAITDGKAENDPTKTTTTVSGKTKPNTEVVITDKDGKEIGKATSDANGDFTAEVPKQDKGAKVTLTPKDGTPSEVTVADKSTTPEDKPAITDGKAENDPTKTTTTVSGKTKPNTEVVITDKDGKEIGKATSDANGDFTAEVPKQDKGAKVTLTPKDGTPSEVTVADKSTTPEDKPAITDGKAENDPTKTTTTVSGKTKPNTEVVITDKDGKEIGKATSDANGDFTAEVPKQDKGAKVTLTPKDGTPSEVTVADKSTTPEDKPAITDGKAENDPTKTTTTVSGKTKPNTEVVITDKDGKEIGKATSDANGDFTAEVPKQDKGAKVTLTPKDGTPSEVTVADKSTTPEDKPAITDGKAENDPTKTTTTVSGKTKPNTEVVITDKDGKEIGKATSDANGDFTAEVPKQDKGAKVTLTPKDGTPSEVTVADKSTTPEDKPAITDGKAENDPTKTTTTVSGKTKPNTEVVITDKDGKEIGKATSDANGDFTAEVPKQDKGAKVTLTPKDGTPSEVTVADKSTTPEDKPAITDGKAENDPTKTTTTVSGKTKPNTEVVITDKDGKEIGKATSDANGDFTAEVPKQDKGAEIKVTPKGGDEVTVKVTEKTTTPGGSGGSTGGTTPTDPIKPGDDDSNKPGTDDKTGDKGGKDSDGKNQRTPNLPDDKVKVKDEDNLTEDEKNKIIDEVKKANPDAKKVEMDDKGNVVLTYDDGFEASIPYKSLIAKVEPGSVGVPSRDKSHAQDPFKGNKQNAQAPMRNKRNQLGAKNVKTGVGSVSGLAGLAGAALAGLFVTKKKEDEE; this is encoded by the coding sequence TTGGACGACAAATTGTTAATGAAGGAAATAATCGAGCAAAGAAAGCTCAAAGGTTCCATCAGAAAACCAAAATACGCTACAAGAAAACTATCTATTGGTTTAGTATCTTGTATGCTAGGCTTCAGCCTCATTGTATCACCAGTTGATACATGGGCAGAGGAAGCAGATTTTCCTGCTAGTTCAGAAGAATTAGCTGATGCAAATACTGAAGAAGAATCCATCTTCTCTGAAGAACAAAAGCAAAAATTACTAGATGCAAAATTCACAGAAGAAGAAATCAAAGAACTAGAAATCAAGGCCAAGGACCAAAAGGCCCAAGAAGGCATACTTTTTGACCTTGACGAGTTTATCGACCAAGAAATAGCCGATAAAGAAAAACAAGGCGAAGAATCTAGCGATGATGCAGATCAAGGCCTAGAATTTAGCGATGAAGAAACTCCAGAACCAGTAGGTGAACCTAATCAAGGTGGAAAAGGAGTTGACGCTCTATCAAGTGCAACCTACTATAACAAGCCTAACTGGGAAAACAAAATTAAGGATAAATCCCGTTGGAAGGTGGAGGACTCCCAAACTTTAGTTAGAGTAACTACATCTGATCCAATTCAAATGAACGACATCGACTATGATGGTATGTTCATTGACGCAAACGGCAGATACGTAATTAGGCTTGTTTACAAAGAAAAGACACAAGCTGCTTCGGCTGTTTGGCACAAGGCTTTAATTAATTTCGGGGATCTTGAAAAGTTCGTCGACTTTGATTTATCACATGTTGTAGGCAGAGACGGTACGACTCAATACAAACTTGAAAATGTAAACGGAATTGTCGGTAGGTCTTTTGATTTGCCATCCGCTGTTGGTGGTAGAGCTAACCAAAGAAAGAATCTGCCTATAAATTTAGTTTTAAAAGAAGGCATTGACTTAAAAAGTCTGGGTAATGAAAACTTTATTATCCAAATGAGATTAACAACTGATGATTATTCGAAAGTATACGCTTATGCACCGGGTGAATCCTCTATGGACTACTCAACTTATACTAAGACTACAGGTGTTTCTCTAAATGATAAGGTAAACTCTTTATTCCTAAAGGGAGGTTTGCAATCTGATAGTAATAATGCAACAAACCAAGAGTTCTTTATGTCAGAATTTATTGCAAATCCAGAAAACTATAGCGACGCATCAAACTTAGGTATAATTAGAACTCAATACATGGGTCAAACGAACACTATTGTAAGAAATACAGTTGGTGGAGAACCAATTGCTTTTACACAAGTTTTTGATGCTAATCTTGTTAATTATTTGAAACCTGATTCTGAGGGAAATGTTGGATATGTCAATGTTATGACTGTCGATAGAAAACTATCTTCATATACTAAAAACGTTGGAATACCTAAAGACAAGATAAACTACTCTTCTGATGGAAAATTAGCTTATATAGTTGTCAGTACAAGTGATTTCAGTAAAGGTGACGTAAAAGTAGTACAAGTACCTAAACATGACCAACACACCATGTTATCCGGATTTTACATCACAGCGATTGATTATGTAGTAGACAAGGGTAAGTTTGAAGATACTTTTAGCAGCGACAAAGTAAGAAAACTTAACTACTCTACTATGTCAGGTTGGACTAACCCTAACAACAAAGGCTGGACAGTTTTTGAAAAGAAATACGCTAATGATTATGTAGTCCCAGAGGGAGAATCATACCTAATTGATACAACTTCTAAGCCAGCCGCAGATCAAATCATGATTCACATTGGTGGAGACCAAGCAATATCAAGAAAGCAACAAGGTTATTACAATGGCTTCGTTACCGGCAAGGACGCTGTTGATAGCATCACAAAATTTGCAGAAGGTGTTTATAAATTTACACTTAGAGAAGGTGCTACAATAAAGGCTGGACAAAGTCTAAAGATTTACATGCCTTATGATTCAACCTTTACCGGTCCTGTAAACTTCCTTGAAACGCACAACGGCAGTAAGCTAAATAAAGGCGCAGCAACATTAACATTACAAAACGATAGAAATATCAATATGCACCTTTATACAGATCTTCCAAGAGGAGCATCCTTTAAATTAAAATATACTTTAAAAGGTGAAACTGAACAAAAAGAACTAGTTTTCACTACACCGAAAGTAGGAACTTTCTGGCAATATAAAGATAATGACAAAGTTCTAACAGGTGTACCTAATACATCCATCCTTTCTACAGCTGGTAACTTCTGGATTAACACTAAAAAATTAGAGCCAGGAAAAGATATTATTGTAGAAGCCTATGATAATAACGGCAATAAGATTGATTCTAAAACTTCTTGGTTTAAGTATGTAAATATAGATAAGATAGAAAATACAAATAAAATAGCATGGACAGACCACTCTGATAAGTCAGCAATCCTTTCTATAAACAAGTCACTTTACACTCCATATCAATTGATATTTACAAATGATTATGCAGAAGGAACAGATGACTTCTACAAGGATCCAAGAGTATTGCCGGCTGATAATGCTAAGTTTAACACTGACACAACAGAACTTGTTGGTTATACAAAGTATGACGGTGGTAAGGTAAGGACTCTTTTTGAAAGAGAAAAACTTTACGCCAAAGTTGAAGCTGATGAAAATGAATACGATAAAGATGGTAAATTAGTCGGTGAAGATAAAAGAAAAGATATCACTATTCCTAAGGGCCATATCTTTGATCCTCACTTTGCAGGAGATAACAAGACCTACAAGGCTTATGAATATAGGATAAACCTAGCTAAGATGCTTGCTTATCATTCAGAAGATAAAACAACAGAGCATAAGCTTGAGCTAAAGAAGGATATGAAGTTTGTTTCAAGTGCATCTGACGGTTCATCACTTCCATCTTACCTATTAGAAACAAGGGTAAGGGCAAGAGTATTATTTGATACAACAGACGGTGCATGGGCAGACGGTACAAAGAAAGCTGTTAAGATAGCACCAGATAATGTTAAGTTCTACGGCCAAGATGGCTATGTAGCTAACGGTTTTGAAGGTGCAAATGTAGAAGCAAATACCGGTGATAAATTCCCTGAAGCACCAAAACTAGAAGGAAAGAACTTCTTAGGTTGGGTTACTGAAAAAGGTAAGACAACTTTAGGAAATAATGCAGTTGTTACAGCAGATGAATTTAATAAATTGCCAAAAGAACAAATCTTTACTAATGAAACACCAATAACAAAACACTTAGTTGTTTATGCTGTTTATTCAAATGAAGTAACAGTTACATTTGATGCAAATCAAGGTACATTTACTGACGGTAAGGACACAACTAATGTCAAAGTTGAAGGTGGAAATGCAACAAAACCAGCTGATCCAACAAGAGATGGATACACATTCAAGGGCTGGGCAGATACAAAAGATGCAACAAAACCAAATGTTACAGAATTTACAAACATCACATCACAAAAAACTTATTATGCTGTTTGGGAACAAACAGATAAGACACCTTTGAAGTTAAATGATCCTGTAAAGACAGTAGTAAAAGACACTAAGAATTTAACTTCAGATGAAAAAGACGATGTAGCAGATGCCGTGATTAAAGCTAACCCAACTTTAACAAAAGCTGACATTACAGTTGCAGGCGACGGTACAGTTACAGTTAAAAAAGACGGCAAGACTGGAACATTAGCACCTGAAAAAACTGTAGAACAAAAACAAGTTCAAAACAACTTCAACCCACCAAAAGAACCGGTTCTTGTTGAAAATACAAGCGCATTAACACCTGAAGAAAAACAAGCTGTTAAAGACGCTGTTAAAAAAGCCAACCCAGACAGAAACTTAACAGATAATGACATTACAGTAGAAAACAACGGTACTGTAAAAATCAACCAAGACGGTAAAGTAGGAACTATTCCGGCTGACAAAACTGTTAAGGCTAAGGACTCTGTTCTAAAATTAACTGATCCAGAAATAACAGAAGTTAAGGATCCTAATAACCTTACTGGAGAAGAAAAGGATGCAGTAAAGAAAGCTGTTATTGCAAAGAATAGCGGTTTGACTGTAAATGACATCACAGTAGATTCTAAAGGTAACGTTAGTGTTAAAACCAGCGATGGAAAGACCGGCGAAATTCCTGCTGCAAAGACAGTTAAAGAAAAAGACTTGTCGAAATTAAATAAACCAGCAATAACTCCTGTAGCAGATGATAAAGATCTAATAGAAAATGAAAAACAAGCGGTTAGAGACGCTATCAAGGCTGCTAACAAAGACTACGACTTACAAGATAATGAAATTACAGTAGATGATAATGGTAAAGCAACAGTTACAAGAGGCGACTCTACAAAAGTTTTTGAACCAGTTGAAACTGTTAAGAAGGACGCAAAACTACTTGATGTTAAGGCACCTAAGAAGACAGAAGTTGCAAACATCAATGACCTTACAGAACCAGAACAAGAAGCGGTTGAACAAGCGATAATTGATGCTAACCCAGACCTTAAACTAACAAAAGAGGAAGTAGTAATTAACGATGATGGTTCTGCAGTTATTACAAGAGGTGACAAGAAATATGCCCTTGCACAAAAAGATAATGTTGTTGAAAAATTAAAATACCCAGAAATAACTGAGGTTGTTAATCCAGCTGCCCTTACAGACAACGAAAAAGTAGATGTCGAAAATGCAGTTAGAAAAGCCAATCCAAACCTACCAGAAGGTACAAAAATTGAAGTAGCTGCAAATGGAGAAGTAACAGTAACTTATCCAACAACAGACGGTAGACCAGCAGCTACAATACCAGCTAAAAATACAGTTGTAAAAAATAATACTAAAGACAAAACAGCTCCAGCTGCACCAGGAGTAGGAGCAAACAACGACGGAACTGTAACAATTACACCACCTAAGGATGTAGACGTTAAATCAATGGATATAACATACACACCAGAAGGATCAGATAAACCAGTAACAGTTACAGCAACCAAAGATGACTATGGAAACTGGTCACTACCAGACAGAAGCGACTTAAAAATAGACCCAGCATCAGGAGTAGTAACAATCCCAGCAGACAAGGTGAAAGATAATACTGAAGTAAGTGCAAAAGCAAAAGATGAAGCAGGTAATGTATCAACTGCAGGAACAGCAACAACTCCATCAGAAAAACCAGCAATCACAGATGGCAAAGCTGAAAATGATCCAACAAAAACTACAACAACAGTAAGCGGAAAAACAAAACCAAATACAGAAGTAGTAATAACAGACAAAGATGGAAAAGAAATAGGCAAAGCAACATCTGATGCAAACGGAGACTTCACAGCAGAAGTACCAAAACAAGACAAAGGTGCTAAAGTTACTCTAACACCAAAAGATGGAACACCATCAGAAGTAACAGTAGCAGATAAGTCTACAACACCAGAAGATAAACCAGCAATCACAGATGGCAAAGCTGAAAATGATCCAACAAAAACTACAACAACAGTAAGCGGAAAAACAAAACCAAATACAGAAGTAGTAATAACAGACAAAGATGGAAAAGAAATAGGCAAAGCAACATCTGATGCAAACGGAGACTTCACAGCAGAAGTACCAAAACAAGACAAAGGTGCTAAAGTTACTCTAACACCAAAAGATGGAACACCATCAGAAGTAACAGTAGCAGATAAGTCTACAACACCAGAAGATAAACCAGCAATCACAGATGGCAAAGCTGAAAATGATCCAACAAAAACTACAACAACAGTAAGCGGAAAAACAAAACCAAATACAGAAGTAGTAATAACAGACAAAGATGGAAAAGAAATAGGCAAAGCAACATCTGATGCAAACGGAGACTTCACAGCAGAAGTACCAAAACAAGACAAAGGTGCTAAAGTTACTCTAACACCAAAAGATGGAACACCATCAGAAGTAACAGTAGCAGATAAGTCTACAACACCAGAAGAAAAACCAGCAATCACAGATGGCAAAGCTGAAAATGATCCAACAAAAACTACAACAACAGTAAGCGGAAAAACAAAACCAAATACAGAAGTAGTAATAACAGACAAAGATGGAAAAGAAATAGGCAAAGCAACATCTGATGCAAACGGAGACTTCACAGCAGAAGTACCAAAACAAGACAAAGGTGCTAAAGTTACTCTAACACCAAAAGATGGAACACCATCAGAAGTAACAGTAGCAGATAAGTCTACAACACCAGAAGATAAACCAGCAATCACGGATGGCAAAGCTGAAAATGATCCAACAAAAACTACAACAACAGTAAGCGGAAAAACAAAACCAAATACAGAAGTAGTAATAACAGACAAAGATGGAAAAGAAATAGGCAAAGCAACATCTGATGCAAACGGAGACTTCACAGCAGAAGTACCAAAACAAGACAAAGGTGCTAAAGTTACTCTAACACCAAAAGATGGAACACCATCAGAAGTAACAGTAGCAGATAAGTCTACAACACCAGAAGATAAACCAGCAATCACAGATGGCAAAGCTGAAAATGATCCAACAAAAACTACAACAACAGTAAGCGGAAAAACAAAACCAAATACAGAAGTAGTAATAACAGACAAAGATGGAAAAGAAATAGGCAAAGCAACATCTGATGCAAACGGAGACTTCACAGCAGAAGTACCAAAACAAGACAAAGGTGCTAAAGTTACTCTAACACCAAAAGATGGAACACCATCAGAAGTAACAGTAGCAGATAAGTCTACAACACCAGAAGATAAACCAGCAATCACAGATGGCAAAGCTGAAAATGATCCAACAAAAACTACAACAACAGTAAGCGGAAAAACAAAACCAAATACAGAAGTAGTAATAACAGACAAAGATGGAAAAGAAATAGGCAAAGCAACATCTGATGCAAACGGAGACTTCACAGCAGAAGTACCAAAACAAGACAAAGGTGCTAAAGTTACTCTAACACCAAAAGATGGAACACCATCAGAAGTAACAGTAGCAGATAAGTCTACAACACCAGAAGATAAACCAGCAATCACAGATGGCAAAGCTGAAAATGATCCAACAAAAACTACAACAACAGTAAGCGGAAAAACAAAACCAAATACAGAAGTAGTAATAACAGACAAAGATGGAAAAGAAATAGGCAAAGCAACATCTGATGCAAACGGAGACTTCACAGCAGAAGTACCAAAACAAGACAAAGGTGCTAAAGTTACTCTAACACCAAAAGATGGAACACCATCAGAAGTAACAGTAGCAGATAAGTCTACAACACCAGAAGATAAACCAGCAATCACAGATGGCAAAGCTGAAAATGATCCAACAAAAACTACAACAACAGTAAGCGGAAAAACAAAACCAAATACAGAAGTAGTAATAACAGACAAAGATGGAAAAGAAATAGGCAAAGCAACATCTGATGCAAACGGAGACTTCACAGCAGAAGTACCAAAACAAGACAAAGGTGCTAAAGTTACTCTAACACCAAAAGATGGAACACCATCAGAAGTAACAGTAGCAGATAAGTCTACAACACCAGAAGATAAACCAGCAATCACAGATGGCAAAGCTGAAAATGATCCAACAAAAACTACAACAACAGTAAGCGGAAAAACAAAACCAAATACAGAAGTAGTAATAACAGACAAAGATGGAAAAGAAATAGGCAAAGCAACATCTGATGCAAACGGAGACTTCACAGCAGAAGTACCAAAACAAGACAAAGGTGCTGAAATCAAAGTAACACCAAAAGGTGGAGATGAAGTAACTGTAAAAGTAACAGAAAAAACAACCACCCCAGGCGGAAGTGGTGGTTCTACAGGTGGAACTACTCCAACTGATCCAATTAAACCAGGTGATGATGATTCAAATAAACCAGGCACAGATGATAAGACTGGTGACAAAGGTGGTAAAGATTCTGATGGTAAGAATCAAAGAACTCCAAACCTTCCAGATGACAAGGTTAAGGTTAAGGATGAAGATAATTTAACTGAAGATGAGAAGAATAAAATCATCGATGAGGTTAAGAAGGCTAATCCAGATGCCAAGAAGGTTGAAATGGACGATAAGGGTAATGTTGTCCTAACCTATGATGACGGTTTTGAGGCGAGTATTCCTTATAAGAGTTTAATTGCTAAGGTTGAGCCAGGTTCTGTGGGAGTTCCTTCTAGGGACAAATCCCATGCCCAAGATCCATTCAAGGGTAATAAGCAAAATGCTCAAGCACCTATGAGAAACAAACGCAATCAACTTGGCGCTAAGAATGTCAAGACAGGCGTTGGCTCTGTTAGCGGTTTAGCAGGACTAGCAGGCGCTGCTCTTGCAGGATTATTTGTTACAAAGAAAAAAGAAGACGAGGAATAA